From the genome of Cellvibrio japonicus Ueda107, one region includes:
- a CDS encoding AEC family transporter, whose product MSNLVLIILCLLLGILFQRLKAFPPNASLSLNAYVIYVALPALILNEIPKLRLDHHAVLPVVAAWLVMGFCALITYLTARWRAWSSEVTGAMLLVVTLGNSGFLGIPLIEAHLGAEAIPYAILYDQFGTFIALNTFGILVAGYYANTSSHWLDLCKNILRFPPFIALIFAFLLRGMGYPDWLLDVLPRISSTLVPVVMVAVGLQWQLRLESDHLEPLGIGLVYILVLAPAFALGVCLLLGIRGLAAQVVVLEAAMPAMISAGVLAISHNLAPRLASSLVGYSLMLALVSVWLWRFVVV is encoded by the coding sequence ATGTCCAATCTTGTATTGATTATCTTGTGCCTGTTGCTTGGGATTTTGTTCCAGAGGCTTAAGGCGTTTCCTCCTAATGCATCCCTTTCGTTAAATGCCTATGTAATCTACGTGGCATTGCCTGCATTGATCCTCAACGAAATTCCCAAATTGCGCCTTGATCATCATGCGGTATTGCCGGTGGTTGCCGCCTGGCTGGTTATGGGGTTTTGTGCGTTGATTACCTACCTGACTGCCCGTTGGCGCGCCTGGTCTTCGGAGGTTACCGGTGCCATGTTATTGGTGGTAACCCTGGGTAATAGCGGTTTCCTGGGAATTCCATTGATTGAAGCGCATTTGGGCGCGGAGGCAATTCCCTATGCGATCCTTTATGATCAATTTGGAACATTTATTGCGCTGAATACATTTGGGATCCTGGTTGCGGGTTATTACGCCAATACCTCCAGTCATTGGCTGGATCTGTGTAAAAATATTCTGCGTTTTCCTCCTTTTATTGCACTGATTTTTGCGTTCCTGTTGCGTGGTATGGGCTATCCTGATTGGTTACTGGATGTACTGCCACGGATTTCATCTACACTTGTGCCTGTAGTCATGGTGGCGGTCGGATTACAGTGGCAATTGCGGCTGGAGTCGGATCACCTTGAGCCTTTAGGGATAGGCTTGGTTTATATTCTGGTGTTAGCACCAGCGTTTGCCTTGGGAGTTTGTCTGCTGTTGGGAATTCGCGGTTTGGCAGCCCAGGTAGTCGTGTTAGAGGCGGCCATGCCCGCGATGATTTCAGCGGGAGTATTGGCTATATCACATAATTTAGCGCCACGGTTGGCGTCCTCACTGGTAGGGTATAGCTTGATGTTAGCCCTGGTCAGCGTGTGGCTCTGGCGGTTCGTGGTGGTTTAG
- a CDS encoding thiazole synthase — translation MSQTKDFVLYGEHFNSRFLLGTALYASPQLMRDSIEKSRCDIVTLGLRRQNPANRDGDTFWQYIQDSGCRLLPNTAGCKSVKEAVTLAEMSREIFDTDWIKLEVVGDDYNLQPDPFGLVEAAGILIKQGFKVLPYCTDDLILCKRLLDVGCQVLMPWGAPIGTGQGLLNRYNLRSLRERIKDVPMIIDAGLGAPSQAAEAMEMGYDGILLNTAVAKAHNPPLMAEAFADAIDAGRKAYNAGLMQKRQTASPSTPTLGQPFWHNQ, via the coding sequence ATGAGCCAAACCAAAGATTTTGTCCTCTATGGCGAGCACTTCAATAGCCGTTTCCTGTTGGGGACCGCCCTCTACGCCTCTCCACAGCTAATGCGCGATTCCATTGAAAAATCCCGCTGCGACATAGTTACCCTGGGGCTGCGCCGACAAAACCCTGCCAACCGCGATGGCGATACCTTCTGGCAATACATCCAGGACAGTGGCTGCCGCCTGCTCCCCAATACCGCCGGCTGCAAAAGTGTCAAAGAAGCCGTAACCCTGGCAGAAATGTCACGCGAAATTTTCGATACCGATTGGATCAAACTGGAAGTGGTTGGTGACGACTACAACTTGCAACCCGATCCATTCGGGCTGGTAGAAGCCGCCGGGATACTGATCAAGCAGGGATTCAAAGTACTGCCCTACTGCACGGATGACTTAATCCTGTGCAAACGCCTGCTGGATGTCGGCTGCCAGGTACTCATGCCCTGGGGTGCACCTATAGGCACAGGCCAGGGACTGCTCAATCGTTACAACCTGCGCAGCCTGCGCGAGCGCATCAAAGATGTCCCGATGATTATTGACGCCGGGCTGGGGGCTCCGTCACAGGCAGCCGAAGCCATGGAGATGGGATATGACGGAATCCTGCTCAACACGGCTGTCGCCAAAGCGCATAACCCACCTTTGATGGCAGAAGCCTTTGCCGATGCTATTGATGCAGGACGCAAGGCCTACAACGCTGGCCTGATGCAGAAACGCCAGACAGCCAGCCCCAGCACACCTACACTGGGACAGCCTTTCTGGCATAACCAGTAA
- the rpsA gene encoding 30S ribosomal protein S1 translates to MSESFAELFEESLKTVDMVPGTIVTGVVIDIDKDWVTVHAGLKSEGVIPAEQFRNELGELNLQIGDEVQVALESVEDGFGETKLSREKAKRAEAWKILEAAHVAEEVIKGVINGKVKGGFTVDVAGIRAFLPGSLVDVRPVRETTHLEGKELEFKVIKLDQKRNNVVVSRRAVLEQANSVERDELLSSLQEGQAVKGIVKNLTDYGAFVDLGGVDGLLHITDMAWKRIKHPGEIVNVGDEIEVKVLKFDRERNRVSLGLKQLGEDPWIQITKRYPEGARVKAKVTNLTDYGCFAELEEGVEGLIHVSEMDWTNKNIHPSKVVQLGDEIEVMVLDIDEERRRISLGLKQCQENPWDAFARTCAKGDKITGKIKSITDFGIFIGLDGGIDGLVHLSDISWHEAGEEAVRKYKKGDEIETVVLAIDPERERISLGIKQLEADPFSEYVASNDKGAVVKGIVKEVEAKAAVVTLADDVEGVLKASELSREKVEDARNLLKAGDEVEAKIIAVDRKNRTISLSVKSKDVEDEKVAMKELSNKQAEAAPATLGDLIKAQMQNKE, encoded by the coding sequence ATGAGCGAAAGTTTTGCTGAATTATTTGAAGAGAGTTTAAAAACCGTTGATATGGTGCCAGGCACCATCGTAACCGGTGTAGTGATCGACATTGATAAAGACTGGGTAACTGTACACGCAGGCCTCAAGTCTGAAGGTGTGATCCCCGCAGAACAATTCCGTAACGAACTGGGTGAGTTGAATCTCCAGATCGGTGACGAAGTCCAGGTAGCCCTGGAAAGTGTGGAAGACGGTTTCGGCGAAACCAAACTGTCCCGCGAGAAGGCCAAGCGCGCTGAAGCCTGGAAGATCCTCGAAGCGGCTCATGTGGCTGAAGAAGTTATCAAAGGCGTTATCAATGGCAAGGTTAAAGGTGGTTTCACCGTTGACGTGGCCGGTATCCGCGCCTTCCTGCCAGGCTCTCTGGTTGATGTTCGCCCTGTGCGCGAAACGACCCACCTGGAAGGTAAAGAGCTGGAATTTAAAGTAATCAAGCTCGACCAGAAGCGCAACAACGTTGTGGTTTCCCGTCGCGCTGTGCTTGAACAGGCTAACTCTGTTGAGCGCGATGAGCTGCTGAGCAGCCTGCAGGAAGGCCAAGCGGTTAAGGGTATCGTTAAGAATCTGACCGACTACGGTGCTTTCGTTGACCTGGGCGGTGTAGATGGCTTGCTGCACATCACCGACATGGCGTGGAAGCGCATCAAGCACCCCGGTGAAATCGTAAACGTGGGTGACGAAATTGAAGTTAAAGTGCTCAAATTTGACCGTGAGCGCAACCGTGTGTCCCTGGGTCTGAAGCAACTGGGTGAAGATCCATGGATCCAAATCACCAAGCGTTACCCGGAAGGTGCCCGTGTTAAGGCCAAGGTAACCAACCTGACCGATTACGGCTGCTTCGCTGAGCTGGAAGAGGGTGTAGAAGGTTTGATCCACGTTTCTGAAATGGACTGGACCAACAAAAACATCCATCCGTCCAAAGTGGTTCAGCTGGGTGACGAAATTGAAGTGATGGTTCTGGATATTGACGAAGAACGTCGTCGTATCTCCCTGGGCCTGAAGCAATGCCAGGAAAATCCATGGGATGCATTTGCCCGTACTTGCGCCAAAGGCGATAAGATCACTGGCAAAATCAAGTCCATCACTGACTTTGGTATCTTTATTGGCCTGGATGGCGGTATCGATGGTCTGGTTCACCTGTCTGATATCTCCTGGCACGAAGCGGGAGAAGAAGCGGTACGCAAGTACAAGAAAGGTGACGAGATCGAAACCGTTGTATTGGCAATCGATCCTGAGCGTGAGCGCATTTCACTGGGCATCAAGCAACTCGAAGCAGATCCTTTCTCTGAGTACGTAGCGTCCAACGACAAAGGTGCTGTGGTGAAGGGTATCGTGAAAGAAGTTGAAGCCAAGGCGGCGGTAGTGACCCTGGCAGATGACGTAGAAGGCGTTCTCAAAGCGTCTGAGTTGAGCCGTGAGAAGGTCGAAGATGCGCGCAATCTGCTGAAAGCCGGTGATGAGGTGGAAGCCAAAATCATCGCCGTGGACCGCAAGAACCGTACTATTTCTCTGTCTGTGAAGTCAAAAGACGTTGAAGACGAGAAGGTGGCGATGAAAGAGTTGTCGAACAAGCAAGCAGAGGCTGCACCCGCAACCCTGGGCGACTTGATCAAGGCTCAAATGCAAAACAAAGAGTAA
- a CDS encoding HD-GYP domain-containing protein yields the protein MVSGLSSPLPDNVWDRLGLRAAGAYGGYLAAYSAGTLPAGVLIVRPVLDVQGNLLLSPHQPFDADALAALQGRSLAEPLARSVTLVSPLTVDMLRRDLTDWARQDSFFVVLEEHRPFLQQLATHAESLPEHPLLQQHLSVMASQMPGLYKRALFTALMAVLLGDEMRLSPADRRALFWAALYHDIGMLYVEPEILHKVEPLTLDEWFHI from the coding sequence ATGGTTAGCGGGCTCTCAAGTCCATTGCCAGATAATGTCTGGGATCGATTAGGTTTGCGTGCGGCAGGTGCCTACGGTGGCTACCTGGCTGCGTATAGCGCGGGCACCTTGCCTGCGGGTGTATTGATTGTGCGGCCTGTCCTGGATGTCCAGGGTAATTTGCTGCTTTCCCCCCATCAGCCTTTTGATGCTGATGCGCTTGCTGCGCTGCAGGGTAGGTCGTTAGCTGAGCCTTTGGCGCGTTCAGTGACCCTGGTTTCTCCCCTGACGGTAGATATGCTCAGGCGCGACCTGACGGATTGGGCGCGCCAGGATAGCTTTTTTGTCGTGCTGGAAGAGCATCGCCCCTTTCTCCAGCAATTGGCGACCCATGCAGAATCGCTGCCCGAGCATCCATTGCTGCAGCAGCATCTCAGTGTGATGGCGAGTCAAATGCCTGGTCTCTACAAGCGGGCGCTGTTTACCGCATTAATGGCGGTGTTGCTTGGGGATGAAATGCGTTTATCGCCTGCCGATCGCCGAGCGCTTTTCTGGGCGGCGCTTTATCACGATATTGGTATGCTTTATGTCGAGCCGGAGATTCTCCATAAAGTCGAGCCGCTTACCTTGGATGAGTGGTTCCATATCTAG
- a CDS encoding ammonium transporter, which produces MKKLNSMSISMLAGLCLSVLASGSMAQDTGINGANTAWVLTATALVLFMTLPGLSLFYGGLVRVKNILSVLMQCFAIACLVSLLWLVAGYSLAFGEGNAWIGDFSMFMMASIEESSLAGDIPLSLHAAFQMTFAIITPALIVGAFAERMKFSSMLLFTALWLFAVYIPICHWVWASSGWLFQMGLLDFAGGTVVHITAGVAALVAALVLRERQGFPTTAMPPHNMTMTVTGAGMLWVGWFGFNAGSALAANENAAMALLVTHISAAAGSLAWMVIEWIRFRKPSVLGIVTGMVAGLGTITPASGYVGPGGALVIGLSAGVICFVMTHMVKRVWKIDDSLDVFPVHGVGGILGTLLAGVFAATGLGAFSGQGLAEGVTIAHQMGVQLLGVVVTLVYTAVVTYVLLKLTGLFTNGLRVTREEEIIGLDLSLHEEDGYKL; this is translated from the coding sequence ATGAAGAAGCTGAACTCTATGTCCATTTCTATGCTGGCAGGTTTGTGCCTGTCGGTTTTGGCCTCGGGCTCTATGGCACAGGATACCGGGATTAACGGGGCTAATACTGCTTGGGTTCTCACTGCAACCGCCCTGGTTCTGTTTATGACATTGCCGGGTCTATCCCTGTTTTACGGCGGCCTGGTGCGCGTCAAAAATATCTTGTCGGTGTTGATGCAATGTTTTGCTATCGCTTGCCTGGTATCGCTGTTGTGGCTGGTGGCCGGTTATAGCCTTGCTTTTGGTGAAGGTAATGCCTGGATTGGCGATTTCAGTATGTTCATGATGGCGAGTATCGAAGAGTCCAGCCTGGCAGGAGATATCCCCCTGAGCCTCCATGCCGCTTTCCAGATGACCTTTGCCATTATTACCCCGGCATTGATTGTGGGAGCCTTTGCGGAGCGTATGAAGTTTTCGTCCATGTTGCTGTTTACGGCGCTGTGGTTGTTTGCGGTATATATCCCCATTTGCCATTGGGTATGGGCAAGCAGTGGCTGGTTGTTCCAAATGGGGCTGCTGGATTTCGCAGGTGGAACGGTGGTTCACATTACCGCCGGTGTGGCGGCCTTGGTCGCGGCGCTGGTATTGCGTGAGCGCCAGGGTTTTCCGACTACAGCTATGCCGCCGCACAACATGACGATGACGGTGACGGGCGCCGGTATGCTGTGGGTCGGCTGGTTTGGGTTTAACGCTGGCAGTGCCCTGGCGGCCAATGAAAATGCCGCTATGGCGCTGCTGGTTACGCATATTTCTGCGGCAGCAGGTTCTTTGGCGTGGATGGTCATTGAGTGGATTCGCTTCAGGAAGCCCAGCGTACTCGGTATTGTCACTGGCATGGTGGCAGGCTTGGGAACTATTACACCGGCATCCGGCTATGTTGGCCCGGGCGGAGCCTTGGTGATTGGTTTGAGTGCGGGTGTTATTTGCTTTGTGATGACGCATATGGTGAAGCGTGTGTGGAAGATCGACGACTCGCTGGATGTGTTCCCGGTGCACGGCGTTGGCGGTATCCTCGGCACCTTGCTGGCGGGCGTTTTTGCAGCGACAGGACTTGGCGCCTTTAGCGGCCAGGGGTTGGCTGAGGGCGTTACTATTGCGCATCAGATGGGGGTACAGTTACTGGGTGTAGTGGTGACCCTGGTGTATACCGCGGTAGTGACTTATGTGTTGCTCAAGCTGACAGGGCTTTTTACCAACGGCTTGCGTGTGACTCGCGAGGAAGAGATTATTGGTCTCGATTTGAGTTTGCATGAAGAGGATGGCTACAAACTCTAA
- the xseA gene encoding exodeoxyribonuclease VII large subunit translates to MSHQDLFTSTPAHFSPEREIISVSQLNRRARQLLETQFPLLWVEGELSNVSIPSSGHWYFTLKDDQAQVRCAMFRNRNMLVRFKPQQGQQVLIRARVSLYEGRGDYQIIVEHMEEAGTGALQRAFEQLKARLGQEGLFDPAYKKPLPGLPGRIGVITSPTGAAIRDILSVLERRFPAIPVTLIPVAVQGKEAAPQIVRALELANRSGLFDVLIVARGGGSLEDLWPFNEEIVARAIFASRVPVISGVGHEVDFTIADFVADLRAPTPSAAAELVVPDGNDWLDKFIGFEVLLEEAMLRKLRHWQQRLTWLRQRLRHPRERLEQQGQRLDNLELRLKAHIQHQLGNYRHKLEQLRLRLQPHHPQVRIVRLHEKLAQQQQRLVSLQKQQLQGYKQRFNAALRLLNTLNPLNTLERGYSLTSHAESGQLISSSKQIVTGELVKTRLAEGELISRVERTLP, encoded by the coding sequence ATGAGCCATCAAGACCTGTTTACATCGACCCCTGCACACTTTTCCCCCGAGCGGGAAATCATTAGTGTCAGCCAACTCAATCGCCGCGCCCGTCAGCTGCTGGAAACCCAGTTTCCGCTGCTGTGGGTAGAGGGCGAGTTGTCCAATGTATCCATTCCCTCCTCCGGCCATTGGTACTTCACCCTCAAAGACGACCAGGCCCAGGTGCGCTGCGCCATGTTCCGCAACCGCAATATGCTGGTGCGCTTCAAGCCCCAACAGGGACAACAGGTACTGATCCGTGCACGTGTTAGCCTGTACGAAGGGCGCGGCGACTATCAAATTATCGTGGAACACATGGAGGAAGCCGGTACAGGGGCCTTGCAGCGCGCCTTCGAGCAGCTTAAAGCGCGCCTCGGCCAGGAGGGTTTATTCGACCCCGCCTATAAAAAACCACTACCCGGCCTGCCCGGGCGCATAGGGGTTATCACATCCCCTACTGGCGCTGCCATTCGCGATATTTTGAGTGTACTGGAACGGCGTTTTCCTGCTATTCCCGTTACCCTTATCCCGGTCGCCGTGCAGGGCAAAGAAGCTGCGCCGCAAATTGTGCGCGCCCTTGAGCTGGCCAATCGCAGCGGACTGTTTGATGTGCTTATAGTGGCGCGTGGCGGCGGTTCCCTGGAAGATTTATGGCCATTTAACGAGGAGATAGTCGCACGCGCCATCTTTGCCAGCCGGGTTCCTGTCATCAGCGGCGTAGGCCACGAGGTGGACTTCACCATTGCCGATTTTGTCGCTGACCTGCGCGCCCCTACACCATCGGCTGCGGCAGAACTGGTGGTACCCGATGGTAACGACTGGCTGGATAAATTTATCGGTTTTGAAGTGCTGCTGGAGGAAGCCATGTTGCGCAAATTGCGCCATTGGCAGCAGCGATTAACCTGGCTGCGCCAGCGCCTCCGCCACCCGCGCGAGCGGCTGGAGCAGCAGGGCCAGCGGCTCGACAACCTGGAACTGCGCCTCAAAGCCCATATCCAGCACCAGTTGGGTAACTACCGGCATAAGCTTGAGCAACTACGCTTGCGCTTGCAGCCCCATCATCCACAGGTGCGTATTGTGCGCCTGCATGAAAAACTCGCACAGCAACAACAGCGCCTGGTATCGCTGCAAAAACAACAACTCCAGGGATACAAACAGCGCTTTAACGCAGCCCTGCGCCTGCTGAATACCCTCAACCCATTGAATACCCTGGAGCGCGGCTACTCCCTGACCAGCCATGCCGAGAGCGGCCAGCTGATTTCCAGCAGCAAGCAAATCGTCACTGGCGAACTGGTTAAAACCCGCCTGGCAGAAGGCGAACTCATCAGCCGCGTTGAACGCACCTTGCCCTGA
- the thiS gene encoding sulfur carrier protein ThiS, producing the protein MITISLNNEARELATDSLLSEAIDLWGYGDSKIAVAINGEFIPRSTYTSHRLQHGDQVDIVKPVGGG; encoded by the coding sequence ATGATCACTATCAGTCTAAACAACGAGGCCCGCGAGCTGGCTACCGACAGCCTGCTCAGCGAAGCTATCGACCTCTGGGGTTATGGCGACAGCAAAATCGCTGTTGCTATCAATGGCGAATTTATACCCCGCTCCACCTACACCAGCCATCGGTTACAGCACGGCGACCAGGTAGACATTGTTAAACCCGTGGGAGGTGGCTGA
- a CDS encoding mannose-1-phosphate guanylyltransferase/mannose-6-phosphate isomerase: protein MIIPVILAGGSGTRLWPLSRQHYPKQLLKLFGNYTMLQQTILRLSGLPELLSPIVVCNQEHRFMVAEQMQELGIADAKIILEPVGRNTAPALALAAMYAQEVEQSPTLLVLSADHMIRDVAAFQTAVDVAVRASRAGHLVTFGVTPTHPETGYGYIKTQAHNGQGDYLPVQQFVEKPDFITAQSYLAAGCYFWNSGMFVFQADIFLQELAVQTPDVVVTAEQAKTWATRDLDFIRVDRESFAAAPNISIDYALMEKSANVVCVPLDAGWSDVGDWKSYWELSDKDSAGNSFIGDSLDVGSTNTLVFSQDKLVATLGVDNLMIINTPDAVMVAHKSQAQQVKSLIGKIEKLKRTEHLQHREIYRPWGCYDVVDNGERYQVNRIRVKPGGSLSLQLHHHRAEHWIVVKGTALVQRGEDTMLLSENESTYIPVGVQHRLSNPGKIPLEIVEVQSGPYLEQDDVIRFEDSYGRS, encoded by the coding sequence ATGATTATTCCGGTAATTCTTGCGGGCGGTTCCGGTACGCGTTTGTGGCCATTGTCGCGTCAGCATTATCCCAAGCAGCTGTTAAAGCTGTTTGGTAATTACACGATGTTGCAACAAACGATACTGCGCCTGAGCGGATTACCCGAGTTATTGTCCCCGATCGTTGTCTGCAATCAGGAGCACCGTTTTATGGTGGCTGAGCAGATGCAGGAGCTTGGGATTGCCGATGCCAAGATCATCCTGGAGCCTGTGGGGCGAAACACCGCACCTGCATTGGCCCTGGCGGCTATGTATGCCCAGGAGGTTGAGCAATCTCCAACATTATTGGTGTTGTCAGCGGATCATATGATTCGTGATGTGGCCGCATTCCAGACGGCGGTTGATGTTGCGGTCCGGGCATCAAGGGCAGGGCATCTTGTTACCTTTGGGGTAACGCCAACCCATCCGGAAACAGGCTATGGCTATATAAAAACCCAAGCCCACAATGGTCAGGGAGATTATTTGCCGGTTCAGCAATTTGTTGAAAAACCTGATTTCATCACCGCGCAATCTTATCTGGCAGCGGGATGTTATTTCTGGAATAGCGGGATGTTTGTGTTTCAGGCGGACATCTTTTTACAAGAACTGGCGGTGCAGACACCGGATGTGGTGGTAACTGCGGAGCAAGCTAAAACCTGGGCGACACGCGATCTGGACTTTATCCGTGTGGATCGGGAGTCTTTTGCCGCTGCACCCAATATATCCATTGATTATGCGCTCATGGAAAAGAGCGCTAATGTCGTCTGTGTCCCTTTGGATGCCGGCTGGAGTGATGTGGGAGATTGGAAATCCTATTGGGAGCTATCCGATAAAGACTCTGCGGGCAATAGTTTTATTGGCGACAGCCTGGATGTGGGGTCGACCAATACCCTGGTTTTTTCCCAGGATAAATTGGTAGCGACATTGGGTGTTGATAATTTGATGATTATCAACACACCGGATGCAGTGATGGTGGCTCACAAGTCCCAGGCTCAGCAGGTCAAGTCGCTAATTGGAAAAATAGAAAAGCTAAAGCGTACTGAGCATCTCCAGCACCGGGAAATCTATCGCCCCTGGGGTTGTTATGATGTAGTGGATAATGGCGAGCGCTACCAGGTAAACCGTATTCGTGTTAAACCGGGCGGCAGTTTGTCGTTGCAGCTTCACCACCATCGGGCAGAGCATTGGATTGTCGTCAAGGGAACTGCCCTGGTACAGCGCGGTGAGGACACCATGTTGCTGTCGGAAAATGAGTCTACCTACATCCCCGTAGGGGTTCAGCATCGCCTGAGTAACCCCGGAAAAATTCCCCTGGAAATCGTCGAAGTGCAATCCGGTCCCTACCTTGAACAGGATGATGTTATCCGCTTCGAGGACAGCTACGGCAGATCCTGA
- the ihfB gene encoding integration host factor subunit beta, producing MTKSELIELITEKQNQLPIKDVEMAVKLLLDHMSDVLASGERIEIRGFGSFSLHYRAPRTGRNPKTGESVVLDGKYVPHFKPGKEMRDRVNESISRV from the coding sequence ATGACAAAATCGGAATTAATTGAACTCATCACCGAAAAACAAAATCAACTCCCGATTAAAGACGTTGAGATGGCTGTCAAGTTGCTACTTGATCATATGTCTGACGTACTTGCCTCTGGTGAGCGCATTGAAATTCGTGGTTTTGGCAGTTTTTCTCTCCATTACCGCGCCCCGCGTACTGGCCGTAATCCGAAAACGGGTGAATCGGTCGTGCTTGATGGAAAGTATGTTCCCCATTTCAAGCCGGGTAAGGAAATGCGCGACCGTGTCAACGAAAGTATTTCACGCGTTTAA
- the thiO gene encoding glycine oxidase ThiO yields MNPSSLHIAIAGAGLLGRLLAWRLAVAGHHISVFEAGSLLQPPQGQRAAAFTAAGMVAPLSEAVVSDADVYRMGLYALQRWPEWLAGLPPQETPLFHYQGSLVVAHPQDYPELDQFEQELRFVIPECRGYQRLDGVAIQQLEPDLNPGLQQGLFLAEEGHIHNRELMQQLGVELQRLGVAIHERTAVAVAPYRVHSQERQWQADCVIDCRGLGAKTQMPAQALRGVRGETLHVETREIHLQRPVRLMHPRYQLYAVPKPNHRFIIGATQIESEDSSPVSIQSSLELSSALYTLSPAFAEARIIELDTNLRPAFMDNMPRVIQQPGLITANGLFRHGYLLAPAVVDNVLALVHEQKDVPFSHPLNRVL; encoded by the coding sequence GTGAACCCATCCTCCTTGCATATTGCCATTGCTGGCGCCGGCCTTTTAGGGCGCCTGCTTGCCTGGCGGCTGGCTGTCGCAGGTCATCACATCAGCGTGTTTGAGGCTGGCAGCTTACTGCAACCACCGCAAGGCCAACGCGCTGCCGCCTTTACCGCCGCCGGTATGGTAGCTCCCCTCAGTGAAGCAGTGGTATCCGATGCGGATGTCTATCGCATGGGGCTATACGCCTTGCAGCGCTGGCCCGAGTGGCTGGCAGGCCTTCCGCCACAGGAAACCCCATTGTTCCATTACCAGGGCAGCCTGGTGGTAGCCCACCCACAGGATTACCCGGAGCTGGATCAGTTCGAGCAGGAACTGCGCTTTGTTATCCCTGAGTGTCGGGGCTATCAGCGACTCGATGGGGTTGCCATTCAGCAACTGGAGCCAGACTTGAATCCGGGGTTACAGCAAGGGCTTTTCCTTGCTGAAGAGGGTCATATCCACAATCGTGAACTTATGCAGCAACTAGGGGTGGAGTTACAGCGACTGGGAGTCGCGATCCACGAAAGAACAGCCGTAGCGGTAGCGCCTTACCGTGTGCACAGCCAGGAGCGGCAATGGCAAGCAGATTGTGTCATCGATTGCCGCGGCCTGGGTGCCAAAACGCAAATGCCAGCACAAGCCTTGCGTGGAGTGCGCGGTGAAACATTGCATGTCGAGACACGTGAAATCCACCTGCAACGCCCCGTCCGCCTTATGCACCCGCGCTACCAATTGTATGCAGTGCCAAAACCAAACCATCGCTTTATCATTGGCGCCACCCAAATTGAAAGTGAAGACAGCTCACCGGTCAGTATCCAATCCAGCCTGGAACTGAGCAGTGCGCTTTACACATTGTCACCCGCCTTTGCCGAGGCGCGCATTATTGAATTGGATACCAACCTGCGCCCGGCGTTTATGGACAATATGCCCCGGGTTATCCAACAGCCTGGCCTGATTACCGCCAATGGTTTATTCCGCCACGGCTATTTGTTGGCGCCGGCAGTAGTCGACAATGTATTAGCGCTGGTTCACGAGCAAAAGGACGTCCCTTTTAGCCATCCATTGAACCGTGTTTTATAA
- a CDS encoding HD domain-containing phosphohydrolase, translating to MEIAQALMMLIPGLPDSVGLAVLEHQERCDGTGYPAAKLDSELSLLGQLLALADSVVAIYFNRLLPYGRGWRDAIPIIERSAQEYLFRAVDLLSALVRRSDLPVASVVSGSAVTDFLQQFHSQHERLQCWFDALKGCLLEIGFTHRDRRLHSLQNVVLHLATAYKGVVAQQPALDRQLVNLMEQPATEIPQDLQDHCLLQLEVVFHLRRLSLMLQQYLAAGGSADELIQSKLEACFGQISGYLEQSVDR from the coding sequence GTGGAAATTGCCCAGGCGTTGATGATGTTGATTCCCGGGCTGCCTGATTCCGTCGGACTTGCGGTATTGGAACACCAGGAGCGCTGTGATGGCACGGGTTATCCCGCCGCCAAGCTGGACAGTGAATTAAGTTTGTTGGGGCAGCTGCTGGCACTGGCTGATTCGGTAGTCGCGATTTATTTCAATCGTTTATTGCCCTATGGTCGTGGTTGGCGCGATGCTATTCCGATCATTGAGCGCAGTGCCCAGGAGTATTTATTCCGGGCGGTTGATCTGCTGTCGGCATTGGTGCGACGCAGCGATTTACCGGTAGCCAGTGTAGTATCCGGCTCGGCGGTCACCGATTTTTTGCAGCAGTTCCATTCCCAGCATGAGCGGCTCCAATGTTGGTTTGATGCGCTCAAGGGGTGTCTGTTGGAGATTGGGTTTACCCACCGCGACAGGCGCCTTCACTCACTGCAAAACGTTGTGTTGCATCTGGCGACGGCCTACAAAGGGGTGGTGGCACAGCAGCCGGCCCTGGATCGACAGTTGGTGAATCTCATGGAGCAGCCAGCAACGGAGATTCCCCAGGATTTGCAGGACCATTGCCTGTTGCAATTGGAGGTCGTATTCCATCTGCGCCGGCTCAGTTTGATGTTACAGCAGTATCTGGCTGCCGGTGGTAGCGCAGATGAACTGATTCAAAGCAAGCTGGAAGCCTGCTTTGGGCAGATTAGCGGTTATCTGGAGCAATCTGTCGATCGATGA